Within Enoplosus armatus isolate fEnoArm2 chromosome 1, fEnoArm2.hap1, whole genome shotgun sequence, the genomic segment AACTCGTGCTGTTACCGAAGATGCATTTTTTGTGAATGAACAGCTCACCCCAGAGCCCACAGCCTGACCACCAATtgtagtgtgtgtctgtgccgtCTGGTCGTCTACTCCCAAACGTTTTCTAATTTTGATTCAGTCAGACGTCACAGGCTGGACTGGTGTCGAGGTGCTGGAATGAGGTGGAACACTGTCCCATAAATTATGGTGCAGTGAATGCACAGAGATAAATTCAGCTAATgctaatgatatgataatagttaaatagtatttcagcagagaTAAACAGGGCGAAGTTATTAAGAAATTATCAATAGTTGCATTTCATCTGCAAGTCACACTAACAAACAATGGAAACATTTGAAAGTTAGTTACATTTATAGTTACATTATTTCTTTAATTCACGCTTACTTGACCTGACTGTCATGTCAACAATGTGGCCAAAACATGTGAAACATAATCCCAGCGTATCAGTGAGGCTATTTCCCGGTCCTTCTCTTAGTACGATCCCCTGTTTCTCAGTGTTATTAGCTGTGTTGTGCCAGTGCTGTCACAGGCATACAGGCATTTGTTTCTAAGTTGTGACCAATCCTCTTAGTGTTAACGGGAACAAGAATTAAACAGACCCATGTGGCATTACGTCAACCTGTCATCTGCTTTAGGACTGAAGTCTGGTAGAGCTATTCAAGGTGAGTAAGACAGGTAAAATAAGGCCGGGCAAAAAGTAaatttcatttatcatttttaagtGGAATCTTGCTTTGCACGGACATAAACACTCCCGAGCACTTCAGTACAATACATATCAGTTTTATCATGTGATGTATTACTTTCCATCCCAACAGTTAGGcagcacaaatattttagaaatctgtcaaaaacttgtttcaaactaaaaattgtattgttatttattaggcaaataacaaactggaacaactaaatagtccttattcacatatattaaccaaaaatcttaatattttgtatgacctcctttggccctgataacagcttgcattcttgcaaccacaaaacacatttttctgttcaggaatgcaagtaaataatttataatttataaataataataatttggcatctcagtcaaaaaataataatgtgctttactatttttttctgcttttttgtaaaacagtaaatttgagaattcatggataacaacaataattatattttagcattaaagatatcattttgattaaatggcttggcttgcacatactggtggattaaccattacagaaacataaaatattttggtaatcagtaatactgttcatttagggcagcggtggcaaacaccttgcactgggtggtggtctaataaatttgttaagcactgtacgTATGAGGAGTATAAGTGGCAGTAGAAAACAATTTAATGCAAAAAATGAAgcagattagattagatttctAACAATTTCTGGTAAAattcaaatacagaaatacaagcATATTCGAGATCCGCTTGGAGTAAAGAACAGGGAGTGGAGCTGCTCTCAGACCTGATCTGGCTGTAGTGAGGACTGTCTCAATGCATAGGTTAGGGTTGAGGAAACATCATAAACAGACATTAAGATCTTGCCAAAACCAATAATTCCCTGACAGAACGGCTGTTTTTAACCAGAtcataatgtatgtatgtaaagaCTATCATTACCAAGGGATCTTATTACAGTAACACAGCACCTGCTGTCACCTGGTCCCTCAAGGACAAAAGAACCTAGCTGTATATAGCAAAAAGTATTGACAGTGAGGTCTGTTATGTCATTTGGTTGGTAATTGTTTTGGTCTGAACATGTGAATGGTGTTTGAATTATAATTTCTTTCATCTGCATCTCTGTGTGAAATATCtgaagatgaatgaaaagagaaacgTGCTGCTGTCCAGCTGAAATTATGCATTCATCCCGCTGCTCTAAATAAACCATCTACACATGCTGTGCAAGCATGCCACCTTGTGGAAAGTAGAGAGCATTACATGGGCAGTGTTCAAAGGGGATACAGGAAGTGCCCACAGACTGACTtgctttgttgccatggttactgtGGAGGAGAGCAGGTTCACTATCAGCTGAAATACAGAACGTATTCTAAAGAGCCCAGTTTGTACATTTGTCCTTTCCATATACATCTCTACTCTTATTATCCAGTAACCACAATACAAAGTGTGTGGGCTAACTGACACAACATGGATACAACCTCCTAGAATCTCCCGTGTCTGTTCACATTCATCGAGTCGTGGCAATGAAATACAATTATCAGCCGTGACCTTTCACCCCTAACCTGCTGTGCCCTTTAAACTGGTTGGCAAGAGTGTCCCGTCTCCTCAGTGCTGCCCTCGGGGGCATTTCTGTCATCGTGTTAGATTTAAGAGAAACCACTTGTCACCAACTGTATGTTGGAGACACAGTGAGGCTATTGTGGCCCTCCACCTGCCTCAACccccctctgttctctctctgagcCGTTTGTGGGCAGGTGTGCACCACATCTCGAAcaatcatctttttttgtgattgttgTGTTGTACAGAATATTTCCTGACTAAAGTTAGGTTGAGgagttgaaaataaaacagtactttgttgtctttttcagaTGTGAATGACTGTGCAGACCAGCCCTGTAAGAATGGAGGCATGTGTCGAGATCTTGATGGAGACTACACCTGCCAGTGCCCCTCACCGTATGTTGGAAAGCAGTGCCAGCTACGTACGTTCACCAACCACCATGTCGTTTCATTTCACACACTTTCCTCAGATATCTATAGCCTCATGCCACTTGCTTTTCCTCAAAAACCCTTTTCAAAAGGTTTGCACAAAGATGTTTTAACAACATTACAAGACAGATAATTACTATTGTAAAGAATGGTGTAATATCCTGAACAGGTGCTGTACTGGTGGTTTACTCAAGCCtaagtaaaagtgaaaaatatcttGTAAATCTCCgtaatgtatgtaaaataatgTGATTCAAACTGTGACTTAAAAATACTCCTACAGGAGTAAATGTGATTACATGCTTTCACCCTGATATTGATAATATTTTAATGGCTATGTCCCAGGTTGCATTTCTCTgctggggatggagggaggagcaATCGTGGAGTCCCAGATTTCAGCTTCCTCTGTGCACTACGGCATTCTGGGTCTTCAGCGCTGGGGCCCCGAGTTGGCTCGACTAAACAACCAAGGCATCGTCAACGCCTGGACGTCAGCCGGCCATGACAGGAACCCCTGGATCGAGGTGAGTGAACACTTTAAAAACCATGAGTCTGAACAACGAGAGCTGAGAAGTTGACTAAGACTTGACCTCTTgttaaaaacagataaatatgCAGAAGAAGATGCGTCTGACGGGCATCATTACTCAGGGTGCCAGTCGAATGGGCATGGCTGAGTACATCAAGGCCTTCAAGGTGGCGAGCAGCTTTGATGGAAACACTTACACTACTTACACAGCGGATGGCCAACGGAGGGACAAGGTTAGAAGACCCTTGTATTAAATATAGGTTACTCACGATGTGCTCACCGCGCCAGCAGCTTTCACGTGAGCTTCTCTTCCTTCAGCTTACTCACCTGatttcctgtgtctgtgtgctgcaggtCTTTGTGGGCAACACAGACAACGACAGCACAAAGACCAACCTCTTTGACCCTCCTATCGTGGCCCAGTACATCCGAATCATCCCTGTGATTTGCCGCAAGGCCTGCACGCTGCGCATGGAGCTGGTGGGCTGTGAACTCAAtggtaaacacacagaaaatatccGGCACAGCAAACTCAGAAAGTTAATAATAATGGTGCATAGAAAAACGAATTTGATATCAATGAGTTCAACTGTCCCTCTGTTTCTTGTTACACTGTGTTGGTTTCTTCTTGCTGTTGTTATGCTTGTCAGAGTTTATTTCAACTACACAACATGGACTCCACCTCGCTGCGGTTATATAGAAAGTGTGTAGAATAAACAGTTTTCTGTAGGTGGACCTCACTATGcaacaataaaagcagcaatTCCAAGCACGCGcggacagaaacacacatttatgtttttttgttctttgtctaAAACGTTTACAGAGAAACATGGCGACTGTATATACACTGTAGCTCTGCGCACTTTATTGCATGCATTTCTTCTACTCTGTTCTTTCTATTCCTTCCACTTGGTCATTGGTGGGcgtaaaaatgattttaatcaGACACATTCTTCAAATGGATGAAGGGGGACgttaatttgtcttttcttttctttgggtgtattcattttgtttctcctctctttctctttctgtcgcTTTGGtttcccctccctccgtctTTCCGTCTGCTTTTGattcacagtttattcaaacacGGCAGGTTGCTCAGAGCCTCTGGGAATGAAGTCGCGCCTCATCTCAGACGGGCAGCTTTCAGCCTCCAGCTCTTTCCGCACGTGGGGCATCGACACCTTCACGTGGCACCCTCAGTTTGCCCGACTGGATAAGCAGGGAAAGACGAACGCCTGGTCTCCCGCCGTCAGCAACCGCTCAGAGTGGATCCAGGTGAGGGGAAACCTTAGCGGTAAAGTGTCATTACTGGTAATAATGTCCTCTGAGGCCAGCAGATGTTGCAGAGTATAActgttctctttgttttcttcaccaGGTGGATCTAGAGAAGACAAAGCGCCTCACAGGCATCATCACTCAGGGGGCCAAGGACTTTGGGGTGGTgcagtttgtgtcagtgtttaaagTCGCTTACTGTAACGATGGAGAGTCGTGGAGTACGGTGAAGGAGAACACCGGCAATGATAAGGTCAGACATGTGAGAATccctaaaatgtatttgcttaaTACAAGTCACTCAAAATGTCTCTCGCTGtctgatatatgatatatttttggCTCTTTGTGGAGGAGTGGAAGGCTCGTTCTCTTTCTCTGAGATGATccaataaaactgtaaaacaagctttgatgtttttactgAACACAGAGCTCTTAGGCTCAGGCCATAATGATGCTGCCCGGGGCCCTCGCCTGGGTGCTGTGAACGTCTGGGTGGGGCTGCGAGGATCTGGGTTTGCAAAGTTGTCAGAAGGCAGCACAGCTCAGTTTGATTAACTCAACCCCTGATGATATTTGGTGGATGTATTACACCAAATACAtcaggaaaatgaaatgttatgccctccttcctcctcattatcacctgtttcttctttcttctcttagGAAAATTGAACAAGCAACATTTATTAACAATAAATGTTGCTTGATGAGGGATTATTTTACTTTAACCGTGACCTTAACATTTATTTGCAGCTTTTCCAAGGCAACATCGACAACAACACCCATAAGAAGAATCTATTTGAGCCTCCGTTCTACGCCCGATACGTCCGAGTCGTCCCTTGGGAGTGGCACGAGCGCATAACCCTACGCATGGAGCTGCTGGGCTGCGATGACTAGAAACCCATCGATCACCATCTAACAGTGCTCCATCCTCATCCGGTCGCTCCATCTCCTCAAACCACAGCAGAGGAACGGATCTTGAACAGAATCATCTGTTGTGTGCtccattttgtttctctggATAAAGATCCTGTTGGCTGCTGGGACAGTAACACTTGTAGCACTTTCAGACTAGTgacttttttatgtttatgttaataGCATTGTTTGACTTTGCTCACAGAGAATCTCCTATGAAGTATCCATGAGCTGGATTTTAATAGCTTTGGAAATAAGCTAAATTTGCATCGTTTTGCTCTTAGTCAATTTGCCCTTCACCTCTTCCAGTTAAATTGCCGCTTTAAAACCTTTTCTGTCCTGCCTTTGCGGTCCCACACCAGTTAACAGTTTTTTCTGTAGTTTTAACAGCCTGCAGAGGACAGATAACAAGCATCTTCACCAGCATAATGATGCAGGACCTGTGCAATATAGAGTTTATTTGTGCATTCCCAACTATCCTGGAAGAGATAATATGTCCAAgaatagaaaattaaaacaaatttaaaCTCATTCAGATGATGGGATGACAAACTGTAGAGCTTTTTGCATAAAGTTTTTTCGTGTGACGTctgttttttacacattttagcaGGTTTTCCCGCTTCATTCTTACATATAATTTCATTGTAATTTAATCCTTTTTacaacaaatgtgaaatatgtaGAAAGATGTgtagaaaataaacattgttttttattctttgttggTCTTGAACTGAgatcatttattaaatgttaaaagaaatccttgcgtgtgtgtttctttttcattcaagagacacaaaacatgtcTTTGTCAAGCTTTAGTATGAGCTGATATACTGCATGTCAACAGTTTATTTCCCACTGCTGGCCATAGAGTCCCATTTGGTCATATAATGTCCATGTCAGAGTGGGTGTTGGTGGCTGATTTCTGCTTGAACAGACTGGTCAGAGAGGCCACATACAGGGGACACAAAGAGAGCCGCATGAAGGAGAGGAACATGCTTATTAAAAAGCACGGCATCTCTGCGTTTTAGGGGGGATCGCTACATTATTCAGCTGTTGATATAATCCAAAAAGTGATCCTTTTTGTAACATATTGCTGTCCAAAAGCTAACATGAAAGGACTTT encodes:
- the LOC139283574 gene encoding lactadherin-like; translated protein: MKRPGNVKTAILTFTLLLCLHSVRGDYCEVNLCHNGGTCVTGVGEDPFICICADGFGGDTCNLTETGPCSPSPCKNDGSCEVITPTRRGDVFNEYICKCQPGFEGVHCHINVNDCADQPCKNGGMCRDLDGDYTCQCPSPYVGKQCQLRCISLLGMEGGAIVESQISASSVHYGILGLQRWGPELARLNNQGIVNAWTSAGHDRNPWIEINMQKKMRLTGIITQGASRMGMAEYIKAFKVASSFDGNTYTTYTADGQRRDKVFVGNTDNDSTKTNLFDPPIVAQYIRIIPVICRKACTLRMELVGCELNVYSNTAGCSEPLGMKSRLISDGQLSASSSFRTWGIDTFTWHPQFARLDKQGKTNAWSPAVSNRSEWIQVDLEKTKRLTGIITQGAKDFGVVQFVSVFKVAYCNDGESWSTVKENTGNDKLFQGNIDNNTHKKNLFEPPFYARYVRVVPWEWHERITLRMELLGCDD